A region from the Phycodurus eques isolate BA_2022a chromosome 12, UOR_Pequ_1.1, whole genome shotgun sequence genome encodes:
- the LOC133410750 gene encoding matrix-remodeling-associated protein 5-like — MKIYPSVGLLVALWTLVVPGGQACPRSCNCYQASEVHCTFRSLLAVPPGLPAQTRRINLGFNSISRIQDSSLAGLHRLELLMLHSNDIHHLRDALFRDLKSLQILKLSYNKLTEIPSSQTFSGLTSLLRLYLDHNHLQYIHPRALLQLPNLRLLRLQGNRLHQLHPHALCTLSLLNTYYFSTLRNLDVSNNSLSTLPKATLQTAPMLETVALQANPWSCDCSMSWFPAWRFAHPDLMKCSGSPQCPICESPNALQDQGLLDQKELTCTSPVITLWGEETPSETELSEIEPSASFSQPFGTASLGLSDQQGNSVELRCNITHLDSQDASPTPDLSLPSSSPVALALSFSLECPVERASYESLWRILAYYSETAVHLERELMLNKAPELAYRYRQAAETEGYYNTGVKASVATGPHWLMQPAIGIQLNRAQSSRNTVSLIYSTRVSAHPDPTTDPATSTTASHPWVLILTNHTTAITAAAGSTIELSCPLLSSGHPRVQWILPDGSKFISPSSSQDGRIQVSGSGLLLQNVELSNAGIYYCVAQAGKDSDVISLHLTVEESSAPPKGEKVGPPVTGVLGQPVSLSCKASGSPDPHTFWVLPDGNIVRKGLAGLGGFIMQPNGSLFFPNPMLRDAGHYRCVAVNQYGSASLSMSLKINSRKRLSLGDVPGGPQSASGRSTKIRAPLLHQIEEGSGDEVEEERTILVHRKHLSPLQKSPNRQKQVRKPIRRGPLREGPLRRGGRPLSPEQRRNRYTTNKQKIDPLKWADLLAKIRQKTTVTNNSEDIATEKPTAKSSGREQDREIHGGGDNTETEGAAGSEMEGSSVDDAALREESLQPIYPTHTVAVTTQARTESKTSTKSEEASETQKHENGAKNVTPPQTTTQTDLVTSKPTFGTNEIDPDPAGGAEKGAKPTSSRVRPSKPQKGTVPKFLPNTRPQSPWNSRRRIGQRRRVISRTRGQTMTPRQPLPDSLNPTAKSVMPDTTITEMVTTISSPTKLEKTENIKTPFSTTNVEMVNPPPSSVFTTVGITTSTSDLPAPTLSSPTLLPHYNTETNTDVMTHSGNIPDSAKSAVFKSQTPTATYSHSTHVNTQTTLSQNDDGSSGEKGAGVEKNLWDVPNVSQFSTPPEATLSSTVSLTTTPSIGFTNNPVTTSASDKSVATFDDTHPTSTTFTPMTANPIPLTLPPMNTPTYQTTESATTYSTLISTSPKTVTYLSTTLSPTASFNTTDNTDTFKDIHPTTIPAFSTLETSTPTSKKSATPAKIPKSETKSSASSISPTITTTTAASSTAASSGERPNIGQVSPKGRPVSGQSRPPTEWRNPGANLIPDSHSSRPLWSPSPLPAAPRSPVLRSRPRIADPHIRTVSFPAGNVARLTCEAQGEPKPSITWTKVATGAMMSVHSGAQRFEVLPNGTLVIQNVQLQDRGTYICSAHSFLGRDRLLTTLEVWTRPPRMQLASYREAMIHQGGEVHLECQASGVPTPLLSWILPDRSVLTSRANSSNRINMDTNGTLHISSTLQSDRGAYRCVASNSAGAASASVRLHVSSLPPVIQQPREEHLLLAPGGPLYAHCTARGAPSPTLRWRIPDGARVRPSQFLHGNLFVLPNGTLHIRKVGPKDAGNYECTSFNAVGTDKRTVRVEIKEEAQQVEVTSDTKNMTISSLLLKNSHPGFQSKPLDSARLTPLGPKSPSYSHQPIYADSASKINRTVITSPAQLTNLTKTSVASHNTTLIAHTSDKGRASVILHSLPVSPLSKARIVSTSPSVTTVSYGESLQLHCSVTGNPSPIIIWRTPNRKLVDMHFSFDKRLKVHQNATLSVHSVTERDVGDYLCIARNKFADDYRLLRVSVVIKPAKIEPKQPFNQMVSFGKALKVDCLASGLPDPAVSWSLPDGTMVNTVLHGEERAGRGRRLIVFNNGTLLVPAVGRGEEGEYTCYAENQGGQDTMKVKVKVMMTSPPTFDDDKRYQVIKVRQGATAVIRCHATGDPSPTVTWYSPARRVIPASSGFYSDRVVVASAGTLEVRQARKIDAGNYTCRASNSAGERSMVVGLEVDVPNNGNNGYSDNNGWIRIINGFNKATSSLIPARMSDSENGLKKPISGITTQLDRVVSVGVNSGGNTGIKADKSPILNRNAHGTLNSRRNSPSSVREGSDASNLGARSNEVAAGKTNNDANPSRDISMISGLSRNGVFTSSATNNGDGRASWVRGNAAVTNDKSRNIAASTGKLVGVVTTGKQRIMKGQSVLLPCPSHRSPPLAWYLPGNGVLPAPYYGSRLTVHRNGSLELRGARVSDSGILVCVVRGDKGETRIQVELEVSEPQQVSRPLPSVAPRSGAAQQASQSRRLLPEVPHPPIPVSQKPLQRGPSSLVAPDPVGPPSPSAISAAAVSSQTASLMSITNGETLRLPCSSSQAPKHTLFSLTWTFPSGKVLSKGDKGDSGRYFVQEDGTLVIQQTTVFDRGTYTCRHASPDTSSVSVVTVPVIIIAYPPRITTGPSPVTYTRPGVAVELPCLTIATPQAVVTWETPDMTQLRVLGQARIYGNRYLSPRGSLVIQRPSSRDTGFYRCTAKNVIGVDTKTTYLHVI; from the exons ATGAAGATATATCCAAGTGTGGGTTTGCTGGTGGCACTGTGGACCCTGGTGGTTCCTGGGGGCCAGGCTTGCCCCAGGAGCTGCAACTGCTACCAGGCCAGCGAAGTCCACTGCACGTTCCGCTCCCTGCTCGCCGTCCCTCCTGGATTGCCTGCGCAAACACGTCGCATCAACTTGGG gttcAACAGCATCAGCAGGATCCAAGACAGTTCGCTGGCCGGGCTACACAGGTTAGAGCTTTTGATGCTGCACAGTAATGACATCCACCACCTGCGGGATGCACTGTTTCGAGACCTGAAATCACTGCAG ATACTAAAACTGAGCTACAACAAGCTGACAGAAATCCCTTCATCCCAGACTTTCTCTGGCCTGACCTCGCTACTGCGTCTGTACTTGGATCACAACCACCTCCAGTACATCCACCCTAGAGCCTTGCTCCAGCTGCCAAACCTCCGTTTGCTCCGTCTGCAAGGAAACAGGCTGCATCAGCTGCATCCCCACGCTCTCTGCACACTTTCCCTACTGAACACATACTACTTTTCAACACTCCG GAACCTTGATGTGTCCAACAACAGTTTAAGCACCCTGCCCAAGGCCACCTTGCAGACTGCGCCAATGCTGGAAACAGTAGCACTTCAGGCTAATCCCTGGAGCTGCGACTGCAGCATGAGTTGGTTTCCCGCTTGGCGTTTTGCTCACCCAG ATTTGATGAAATGTTCCGGAAGTCCTCAGTGTCCAATATGTGAATCACCAAATGCCCTTCAAGATCAAGGCTTGCTTGATCAGAAAGAGCTGACCTGCACCTCCCCAGTCATTACCCTGTGGGGAGAAGAGACACCTTCTGAGACGGAACTCAGCGAAATTGAACCAAGTGCATCCTTCAGCCAGCCTTTTGGCACTGCTTCCCTCGGCCTGTCAGATCAACAGGGAAACAGTGTCGAACTGCGCTGCAACATCACTCATTTGGACTCTCAGGATGCGTCTCCTACTCCAGACCTCTCCCTTCCCTCCTCTTCACCTGTTGCTCTGGCTTTGTCATTCTCTCTGGAGTGCCCCGTGGAGAGAGCGAGCTATGAGAGTCTTTGGAGGATCTTGGCTTACTATAGTGAGACCGCAGTGCATCTTGAAAGGGAACTCATGCTGAATAAAGCTCCAGAACTGGCTTACCGCTACAGGCAGGCAGCAGAGACAGAGGGGTATTATAATACTGGAGTCAAAGCCTCTGTCGCAACAGGACCACACTGGTTAATGCAGCCAGCTATTGGTATTCAGCTTAACAGAGCACAGTCCAGCCGAAACACAGTCAGCCTTATATATTCAACAAGAGTTTCTGCTCACCCTGACCCCACAACAGATCCTGCTACATCTACCACAGCTTCTCATCCATGGGTACTCATTTTGACTAATCATACCACAGCAATAACAGCTGCCGCAGGCTCTACAATAGAGCTCTCCTGCCCTCTTCTAAGTTCTGGTCATCCCAGAGTACAATGGATTCTGCCAGATGGATCCAAATTTATCTCCCCATCCAGTAGTCAAGATGGTAGGATTCAGGTCTCTGGTTCTGGGCTACTGTTACAAAATGTAGAGCTCTCAAATGCAGGAATTTACTACTGTGTAGCCCAGGCTGGCAAAGATTCAGATGTTATATCACTGCATCTGACAGTAGAAGAGTCCTCTGCCCCACCAAAAGGTGAGAAAGTTGGACCTCCCGTCACAGGGGTACTTGGACAGCCAGTCAGCCTGTCCTGCAAGGCCTCTGGTTCACCAGACCCGCACACATTTTGGGTGTTACCAGATGGGAATATAGTGCGGAAGGGATTAGCAGGATTAGGTGGATTTATTATGCAGCCAAATGGGAGTCTCTTCTTTCCTAACCCCATGCTGAGAGATGCTGGTCATTATCGTTGTGTTGCTGTCAACCAGTATGGTAGTGCCTCTCTGTCCATGAGCCTAAAAATAAACTCAAGGAAGAGGCTGTCACTTGGAGATGTTCCAGGGGGGCCACAGTCAGCCTCTGGGCGATCAACAAAGATACGAGCGCCGTTACTACATCAAATAGAGGAAGGATCAGGGGATGAAGTAGAAGAAGAGAGAACCATTTTAGTCCACCGGAAACATTTAAGTCCTCTTCAAAAATCTCCAAACAGACAAAAGCAAGTCAGGAAGCCCATAAGACGAGGGCCTTTGAGAGAAGGTCCCTTGAGGAGAGGAGGGAGGCCTCTATCACCTGAGCAGAGAAGAAATCGTTacaccacaaacaaacaaaaaattgacCCACTAAAATGGGCTGACCTACTGGCAAAGATACGCCAAAAAACCACAGTCACAAACAATAGCGAGGACATCGCAACAGAAAAGCCCACAGCAAAATCATCAGGAAGAGAGCAAGACAGAGAAATACATGGGGGTGGTGATAACACAGAGACAGAAGGAGCAGCTGGATCGGAAATGGAAGGCTCATCAGTTGATGATGCTGCCCTGCGAGAGGAAAGTCTACAGCCCATTTACCCTACTCACACAGTAGCAGTCACAACGCAAGCACGTACTGagtcaaaaacaagcactaagaGTGAAGAGGCCTCTGAAACACAGAAACATGAGAATGGGGCTAAGAATGTGACACCACcgcaaacaacaacacagacagATCTAGTCACCTCAAAGCCAACATTCGGAACTAATGAAATTGACCCAGATCCAGCTGGGGGAGCGGAAAAGGGAGCAAAGCCCACCTCTTCAAGAGTCAGACCTTCAAAACCACAGAAGGGAACAGTGCCTAAATTTCTCCCAAATACACGGCCACAAAGCCCTTGGAACTCTCGCAGACGAATCGGGCAGCGGAGACGAGTCATCAGCAGGACAAGGGGGCAAACTATGACACCACGTCAACCTCTACCTGATTCTCTCAACCCAACAGCAAAAAGTGTGATGCCTGACACTACCATCACTGAAATGGTGACAACCATATCTTCACCTACAAAGTTGGAAAAGACTGAGAATATTAAAACTCCTTTTTCAACAACAAACGTTGAGATGGTAAATCCTCCACCTTCTTCTGTTTTTACCACTGTTGGTATCACCACTTCAACATCTGACTTGCCCGCTCCAACTCTTTCCTCCCCCACTTTATTACCCCATTACAACACAGAGACAAATACAGATGTGATGACTCATTCAGGCAACATACCAGACAGTGCCAAATCGGCTGTCTTTAAATCACAAACACCGACAGCCACTTATTCTCACAGCACACACGTAAACACACAGACGACCTTGAGCCAAAATGACGATGGTTCCTCGGGCGAAAAGGGTGCAGGGGTGGAAAAGAATTTGTGGGACGTCCCGAATGTATCTCAATTCTCCACCCCTCCTGAAGCCACCCTCTCCTCCACTGTTTCCTTGACAACAACTCCTTCAATTGGTTTTACAAATAATCCTGTGACTACTTCTGCTAGTGACAAATCTGTTGCAACTTTTGACGACACACATCCAACCTCGACTACATTTACTCCTATGACTGCAAACCCAATTCCATTGACTTTACCCCCCATGAATACCCCTACGTATCAAACAACTGAAAGTGCCACAACATATTCAACTCTTATATCTACTTCTCCTAAAACCGTTACTTATTTATCAACAACCCTCTCACCTACTGCTAGTTTCAATACTACAGATAATACAGATACATTCAAAGATATCCACCCAACTACTATCCCTGCGTTTTCTACTTTAGAAACTAGCACTCCTACTTCTAAAAAAAGTGCTACTCCAGCCAAAATTCCTAAGAGTGAGACAAAATCCAGTGCATCTTCCATTTCTcccacaataacaacaacaacagcagcatcaAGTACTGCTGCATCATCCGGAGAAAGGCCAAATATCGGCCAGGTCAGCCCCAAAGGGAGGCCTGTGTCTGGCCAGAGTCGACCCCCAACTGAGTGGAGAAACCCTGGAGCTAATTTAATTCCAGATTCACACAGCAGTAGGCCACTGTGGTCTCCATCGCCTCTTCCTGCAGCCCCACGG TCTCCAGTTTTAAGATCCAGGCCAAGGATTGCTGACCCACATATCAGAACAGTGTCATTCCCAGCAGGAAATGTTGCCAGGCTGACTTGTGAGGCTCAAGGAGAGCCGAAGCCCTCCATCACATGGACCAAAGTTGCCACAG GAGCAATGATGTCCGTCCATTCCGGGGCTCAACGGTTTGAGGTTCTGCCAAATGGCACCCTTGTTATCCAAAACGTTCAGCTACAAGACAGGGgcacatacatttgcagtgcACACAGCTTCCTTGGTCGTGACAG GCTGCTAACTACCCTGGAAGTGTGGACGCGCCCGCCTCGAATGCAGCTGGCTAGCTATAGAGAAGCCATGATCCATCAAGGTGGGGAGGTCCACCTGGAATGTCAGGCCAGCGGTGTTCCTACCCCTCTGCTCTCTTGGATTCTTCCGGACCGCTCCGTCCTGACCTCCAGAGCCAACTCCAGCAATCGAATCAACATGGACACAAATGGAACTCTCCATATTTCATCAACGTTACAAAGTGATCGGGGGGCATATCGCTGTGTGGCCTCCAACTCAGCCGGTGCCGCCAGTGCTTCAGTGCGCTTACACGTGTCATCGTTGCCCCCGGTGATACAGCAACCGAGAGAGGAACACCTGCTTTTGGCTCCAGGAGGACCTCTTTATGCTCACTGTACTGCTAGAGGGGCCCCGTCACCAACTTTGCGATGGCGTATTCCAGATGGAGCTCGAGTTCGGCCCTCCCAGTTTCTCCATGGCAACCTTTTTGTCTTGCCAAACGGGACACTGCATATTCGAAAGGTCGGGCCTAAGGATGCTGGGAATTATGAATGCACCTCTTTTAATGCAGTTGGAACTGATAAGAGGACGGTGAGAGTGGAAATTAAAGAGGAGGCACAACAAGTAGAAGTGACGAGTGAtacaaaaaacatgacaatttcATCCCTTCTTCTGAAAAACAGCCATCCTGGCTTCCAGTCAAAGCCGCTTGACTCTGCCAGATTGACCCCTCTTGGTCCCAAATCCCCATCTTACTCTCATCAGCCAATTTATGCTGACTCAGCCTCTAAAATCAATAGAACAGTCATCACCTCTCCCGCGCAATTGACTAACTTGACAAAAACGTCCGTGGCTTCACATAACACCACACTCATCGCACACACATCTGACAAAGGCAGAGCTTCAGTTATTTTACACTCCTTGCCAGTCTCTCCACTCAGCAAAGCCCGAATTGTCTCAACCTCGCCCTCTGTCACTACGGTTTCCTACGGGGAGAGTCTGCAGCTCCACTGCTCTGTAACAGGCAACCCATCCCCGATCATCATTTGGAGGACCCCCAACAGAAAACTGGTGGATATGCATTTCAG TTTCGACAAACGTCTGAAGgtgcaccaaaatgccacactGTCAGTCCATTCAGTGACAGAGCGTGACGTTGGTGATTACCTTTGCATAGCACGCAACAAGTTCGCTGATGATTATCGCCTGCTGCGTGTGTCCGTGGTTATCAAGCCTGCAAAGATTGAGCCAAAGCAGCCTTTCAATCAGATGGTGTCATTCGGAAAGGCACTGAAG GTGGACTGTTTGGCATCAGGATTACCAGATCCGGCAGTCAGTTGGAGTCTACCAGATGGGACCATGGTTAACACTGTGTTGCATGGGGAAGAAAGAGCAGGGCGAGGACGCCGGCTTATCGTTTTCAATAATGGAACGTTGCTGGTTCCAGCTGTGGGCAGGGGAGAAGAAGGCGAGTACACTTGTTATGCTGAGAATCAAGGAGGTCAAGATACCATGAAG GTTAAAGTCAAGGTCATGATGACATCTCCACCTACCTTCGATGATGACAAACGTTATCAAGTCATTAAAGTACGTCAGGGAGCTACAGCCGTCATTCGCTGCCATGCCACTGGGGATCCCTCACCAACAGTGACCTGGTACTCCCCGGCACGTCGCGTCATTCCAGCCAGTTCTGGTTTTTACTCTGACCGGGTTGTGGTGGCTTCTGCTGGAACTCTGGAGGTCCGTCAAGCCCGCAAAATTGACGCAGGAAATTATACATGCCGAGCAAGCAACTCTGCTGGGGAAAGAAGCATGGTAGTAGGCCTCGAGGTGGACGTTCCTAATAATGGAAACAATGGCTATAGTGACAACAATGGCTGGATAAGAATAATCAATGGATTTAACAAAGCAACTAGTAGTCTTATTCCAGCCCGAATGAGTGATAGcgaaaatggattaaaaaagcCTATTAGTGGAATCACAACCCAGCTTGATCGTGTTGTCAGCGTGGGTGTGAACAGTGGTGGAAATACAGGCATAAAAGCAGATAAAAGTCCAATCCTGAATAGAAATGCACATGGAACTTTGAATAGTAGGAGAAACAGTCCCAGTTCAGTTAGAGAAGGAAGTGATGCAAGCAATCTTGGGGCGAGAAGCAATGAGGTCGCAGCAGGAAAGACTAACAATGATGCAAACCCCAGTAGGGATATCAGCATGATAAGCGGCCTTTCTAGAAATGGCGTGTTTACAAGCAGTGCTACTAACAATGGTGATGGTAGAGCAAGTTGGGTCAGAGGCAACGCAGCAGTGACTAACGACAAAAGCAGGAACATCGCTGCCAGCACCGGCAAACTTGTGGGTGTGGTAACAACTGGGAAGCAGCGCATAATGAAAGGCCAATCTGTTCTTTTGCCATGTCCGTCTCATCGATCCCCTCCCTTAGCCTGGTATCTGCCTGGTAATGGTGTGCTCCCAGCCCCTTACTATGGCAGCCGGCTCACAGTGCACCGAAACGGCTCCCTGGAGCTGCGGGGTGCTAGGGTGAGTGACAGCGGTATTTTGGTGTGCGTGGTGAGAGGCGACAAAGGAGAGACCAGGATTCAAGTGGAGCTGGAGGTCTCAGAGCCGCAACAAGTATCGCGCCCACTCCCGTCTGTGGCACCTCGCTCAGGAGCAGCACAACAAGCCTCTCAATCGAGGCGGCTATTACCTGAGGTGCCTCATCCCCCAATTCCTGTTTCTCAAAAACCGTTGCAACGTGGGCCATCCTCACTCGTAGCCCCTGATCCAGTAGGTCCTCCCTCACCCTCTGCCATCTCAGCAGCAGCAGTGAGCAGCCAAACTGCTTCTCTGATGAGCATTACAAATGGAGAGACTCTTCGCCTACCCTGCTCTTCTTCGCAAGCCCCAAAACACACCCTGTTCTCTCTTACCTGGACTTTTCCCAGCGGCAAGGTGTTGTCCAAGGGTGACAAAGGGGACTCTGGCCGGTACTTCGTCCAAGAGGATGGGACACTGGTGATCCAACAGACAACCGTGTTTGACCGAGGCACTTATACCTGCAGACATGCTAGCCCAGATACTTCTTCGGTTTCAGTTGTCACGGTTCCCGTCATCATCATTGCCTACCCCCCACGAATTACAACAGGACCCTCACCTGTGACCTACACACGTCCTGGCGTCGCCGTGGAGCTGCCCTGCCTCACCATAGCAACTCCCCAGGCGGTGGTTACCTGGGAAACACCAGACATGACACAGCTGAGGGTGCTGGGTCAGGCTCGTATCTATGGTAACCGTTATCTCAGTCCTCGAGGTTCTCTGGTGATACAGCGACCATCGAGCCGGGACACGGGATTTTACAGGTGCACAGCCAAAAATGTGATAGGGGTGGACACCAAAACGACATATCTGCATGTTATATAA